A stretch of the Oncorhynchus mykiss isolate Arlee chromosome 23, USDA_OmykA_1.1, whole genome shotgun sequence genome encodes the following:
- the si:dkey-51a16.9 gene encoding RING finger protein 122 isoform X3 yields the protein MTSEDIYHLPINMYVIILGIGLFIFMLSLIFCCYMFRLRRQGTREQYGYNEVVLKGAGKKLSLLGQTCAVCLEEFKSRDELGVCPCSHAFHKKCLLKWLEIRSVCPMCNKPICRLQPDLLQGAERPQSPMEAEDGGRTLSHDHRPTPTGETVGTEKELGCCVLGPTFPNHSQ from the exons ATGACATCGGAAGACATCTACCATCTGCCAATCAACATGTACGTCATCATTCTGGGCATCGGCCTCTTCATCTTCATGCTCAGCCTGATCTTCTGCTGCTACATGTTCAG GTTAAGGCGACAAGGCACAAGGGAGCAATATGGATATAATGAG GTTGTTTTGAAAGGAGCAGGAAAGAAACTGAGTCTTCTTGGA CAGACCTGTGCCGTGTGCTTAGAAGAGTTCAAAAGCAGAGACGAGCTTGGAGTGTGTCCCTGCTCACATGCCTTCCACAAGAA GTGCCTGTTAAAATGGCTGGAGATCCGCAGTGTCTGCCCCATGTGTAACAAACCCATCTGCCGTTTGCAGCCAGACCTCCTACAGGGAGCAGAGAGGCCCCAGAGCCCAATGGAG GCAGAGGATGGAGGAAGGACCCTGTCCCATGACCACCGGCCAACCCCTACAGGAGAAACAGTGGGTACTGAAAAAGAGTTGGGATGCTGTGTTTTGGGCCCTACTTTCCCAAATCATAGTCAATAA